DNA from Eucalyptus grandis isolate ANBG69807.140 chromosome 5, ASM1654582v1, whole genome shotgun sequence:
CGGAAACCTTAGCTTCATAAGGGAATTGCTGCTCCAAAACAATAGTTTTGATCATGAAATCCCTCCACAAGTCGGCCAATTGCGTCGCTTGCGTATCCTAGGATTGCACAACAATTCATTGATTGGAGAAATTCCCAAAAACATATCGGGTTGCTTGAATTTGGTCATGCTCTCACTTGGGAACAACTAACTAATTGGAGAAATTCCAGAAGAACTTGGTTCATTGCTAAAGCTACGGCGGTTGAATTTGTATGCCAATAATCTAACCAGGAGTGTGCCTTCCTCTATTGGGAACTTATCTTCACTGGAGATCCTTTATTTAACCCAGAACAACTTGGGTGGGAGCATTCCCCAAGTTCTAGGCCACCTGTCAAACTTGCATCTCCTTGGCATCGGTTTTAATAGATTGTCGGGTACAATTCCATCTTCCTTACTCAATCTCTCTtctctaattatgtttgatgtTGCGTGCAACCAAATACAAGGGACTCTTCCAATGGGCATAGTACACAAACTCCtagatcttgaattttttagtgTTACTGAGAACCAACTTGAGGGACCGATTCCTCCCTCGATATCAAATTGCACTAAGCTAGATGTCATTCAAATTGGAAGTAACAAGTTTTCAGGGAAAGTACCTTCTTGGGAAAATTTGTTTAAGCTTGGTCGCTTTCAAATCTTTGGTAATCAACTTGGAAGTGGAAAACCTGAAGACTTGAGCTTCCTTTGTTCGTTAACTAATAGCACCAAATTAGAGTACATGAGTATCGGCAAGAATAAGTTTGGTGGGGTGTTACCTAAATGCCTAGGTAATTTATCCACCACTCTCAAAGCATTTTCTGCAACCATGAATCAAATATCCGGTGAGCTTCcaaaagaaataggaaatatTGTCAACTTGGAAGTATTGTTTATGAATCTCAACCATCTTTCAGGTGTTATCCCCTCAAATTTTGTGAATCTTCAAAACTTGAGGATTCTACAGGTAAGTGATAATAACCTAGGAGGGGTTATCCCATCTTTTTTTGGAAATCTAACCAAGCTAATTAAACTATACATTGCTAGGAACAACTTCCATGGGCAAATTCCTTCATATTTATCAGATTCCCAGTCGCTTGATCTACTTGACCTGTCTAATAACAATCTCAGTGGTGTCATACCCCCACAGCTTATCCGTCACTTGTCGTTAGCCATCATTCTGGACTTGTCTCAAAATCATCTGACTGGAGTTTTACCCACAGAAGTTGGCAACTTGGGAAATTTGACTGTGTTGGACATCTCTGACAATTTGTTGGTAGGTGAAATCCCAAGTAGTTTAGGCGATTGCATTGCATTGACATCATTGAGGATGGGAGGCAACTTCTTCCATGGGTCGATTCCAcaatcaattagattattaggaggcattgaagaactagatCTTTCATGCAACAATTTATCAGGACAAATTCCAGAATTCTTAGCGATATTTCATTCCTTAAAGcttctaaatttgtcacacaATAAGTTTGAAGGCATGCTTCCACGTGAAGGACTCTTTAAGAATGCTACCGCTACTTCTATTGTTGGGAACAATGAGCTTTGTGGTGGCATGCCAGAATTTCACCTCCCCAACTGCATTTCCAAAAGCTTCAAGAGCACAAGGatcaatataataatatttttcgcTTTTGTTATTCCGGGAGTTCTTGGGATGGCTCTAAATGCAGCTCTTATATATCTTTTTCGCGTGAAGAAGAATGTAAATGTACCATTTCCAAGTTCCTATGATGATTTATATCCGAAATTATCTTATGAAACACTCTTAAAAGCAACGAGGGGTTTTTCTTCGACGAATTTGATCGGTTTTGGAAGCTATGGTTCTGTTTACAAAGGGATACTTCAGGATAATGGAACATTTGTTGCCGTGAAGGTACTTCATTTAGCCCGTCAAGGTGCTTTGAATAGCTTGATGGTCGAGTGTACAGcatcaaaaacatcaaacaccGAAATATTTTGAAGATACTAACAGTTTGTTCTTCTAAAGATCATCATGGAAATCATTTTAAGGCTTTAGTCTATGAATACATGGCAAATGGAAGCTTGAAATGCTGGATACACCCATGCAGAACATCACCTTATGGGAATGAGCCTTTAAAAAAGTTGAATTTCATTTGGAGGATAAATATTGCTATTGATATTGCTTCTACACTAAATTATCTCCATCACCAGTGTCCCATCCCCATTGTAcattgtgatctaaagccaAGTAATATCCTCTTAGATGCTGAGATGGTCGCACATGTTGGCGACTTTGGATTGGCGAAATTCCTTGATGGTTTAACTAATAAAATGAGCTCAATGGCAAGAGGGACAATGGGTTATATTCCAccaggtactctctctctctctctctcaccaagAGAGTTTgtataccaaaaaaattattgattgtctTCTTGTGTTAAGTTTGGTAGCTAATGATAACTCTTATAGTCTTATGcacattaaattttgatttgatgatctgcaatttaatttgatttgtacTATGATCCAAATGGGTGACAGAATATGGAATGGGATGTAAGGCTTCAAGAAAAGGCGACGTCTATAGTTACGGCATTCTCTTGTTGGAGTTATTCACAGGGTTAAGTCCCACAGGTCACAAATTCGGAGACAATTTGACTCTTCATAATTTTGTCGCAGAAGCTCTGCCTGAACGAGTTCTAGAAATTACAGACATCTTTTTGCTTCAAGAAAAGGAGGATAGTAGTTGTTATTTGCTTTATGAAAGGGAGAAGATATTTCGAAAATGTTTAGTTATGGTGTATAAAATTGGAGTTGCTTGTTCGTCTCAAGTACCAAAAAGACGGATAAGTATCAGCGAAGTTCCACGTCTGCTGCAGCAAATTAGGGATGAACTCCTTGCATGGGTTGACATGAATAAGAGGAACCATCGATAACTTAACTGAAAAGCTCAAATTCTATCAACACATTGAGAAGTTTGCCATTGGACAGATTATGGCAGGAGGCTCGCCCTAGCTCATGGTGTCTTTCAGTTGCATCTATTTCTTACTTTCGGTTCTAACtttctcttttgacttgtaTGGCTTGAGATCAGACTTTTAATCCAATTTAGATGAACAAGAATAGCCTTCAAGGTCATCTTGAATCTTCTCATCAGTTTCCTAAATTACAAATGATTCtgataaaattcaaaaagagcCCTTTTGCTTCGGCATTGAACCAACAGGACATGACCCGAATGTCAATTAGCTCCTGATGTGAAGGCGGGTTCTCTTTCCGCACCGCCGAGAGCCATTCCCTCTGCCCCCACACGCCACCGACTTAATTCGGATCGCATTCACTACCACCGCGCTCCGCTCACATGTGGCCGCCAAGGAACCCCACACCATGCTTCCACCACTGAAATCCCCAAAACGGCACCATGTCGGCCCGACCCTGCGTTACGCCGCTGTCCAAAGACTTCCGGTTCGTGCTCTCTCGTGAGGGCGGTTCGTCGGGAGGAGAGGAGCTCGTGACCGCGGGTGGTCTCGTGGAGGCGAAATGGGCCGTCGAAGGGGAGACGTGGAAATGCTTGAGGCGGAATATCTTGGTCTCGCAGGACTCCGGCGATGGGGTGGTGATCGTACAAAGGACTCAAAATGTAAGTGTGTGTACACGCACTGTTATGGATTAGTTTTACTTGAGTACGCGATGTAATTTGGTATGCTTTCTGTTACATGTGACGATGGACTTACTATGAAGATGTGTTCACTTGGTGTGTACATGGGCTAGATGTATGTCTCATGTTCGTATGTTCTATCCGCATGTTTTACATCAGTGTAAGCAAGTCATGTCTTGTGTTGCCAACTTCAGCGGGTGGATGTTTTGTCTTCTCTTTCGATACCACAAGACTGCGGAAGGGGAAGTGAATTGACCGTTGAAGTATCGAGGAGCCCTGGTGAATTTGGTGTATGTAGTCTTGGAAATGTCATAGTCGTTTACTGCTTTTTTCTGAATGGTTGGTCTTGATATGAGTGGATGTCGAGACAATGgagaattttgtgatttttggggAGGATGCATTGATGACTTAGCTACATTATCTGGTGTAAGTGCATCTGCTAGTATGGATGTGTCActtcgtttcttctttttttatgatggGAAGTAAACCTGACGTTTTGAAAGTCAAGAGTTCTCTAGCTTAGAGCAAATAATGATGGTTTAGGAAAAGATAAGGATTTTAACAGAGTGACTTGTTGCAGCAAGATAGATGCACCACTTTATCTTTCTCTTCAAGGTATTCTTATTGGGGGAATCAACATGGGTTGGAGATGGATGCACTAGTGCCTTTGGGCCTTAGGAAGGATATACTAGTCCAGTATGGGAAGACACAATCACAATGTTGATTTGGTGTACATACCTACAGAATAAGTAATAAGAAGATCAATATTGAGAAAGTAGAGAAAAGAAATCTAGGATTCAGGGTCTCCCTGCTGTTTGGTGTCCTCTCATATTTGAGGGGATTTTACATGCACCAGGTGCCTACACCCTTCTCTAGCCTAACTGTGAGTTCCAATTGAGTGGGTCCACATATCCTGTTTTCTGCTCTGTGGATCTCACTGCAACTATACAGTAATTTCCCTTatgtactttttctttctttggaaaacTATAACATCAATGATTGGATAAGTCAGCCACTCTTAGTTTTGCGAAATTTGCGTAATTCAGCAAGTTGCAGTTCATGCATTAAAATGTCTTAATTATTCAGGTCAATCATGGCTTTTCTGAAATGGATTTAGTCCTGTTTACCTTGGTCTTGCATGATCCTTTGATAAGCTTGATCTTCTCTTTTCATTATGAAGTGCATATACAATGAGTGGAAGGGATTTTCCTGGTGGACTTTGGATCTACAGGCTTTCTTATCAGATCCTTGCAGGAACAAAAATCCTCATCTCCAAGAACAGTAAGTGGAATTGTTCCAGAAGTTAGTTCTTATTTTTAAGCTATATTTCATAGGAAAGCTGCTATAAAAGTTTATGTTACTCGTTCTTTGAGTGGGATTACACTACATAATAGTTGTCTTTAGCTAGGAACCATGTACCTCCTGGTTTTATATCCCATTTTATTTTTGCCTTTGGCACTGGAAATGTCTGGGAGACTACATATAATTGTGATGGTAGGCATGTCAAAATTAGTGTTGCCATGGGACATCACATGGTGTTCATGTCCTGAACACTAGAAGGTGCACAACAGAGTATGTACTTTATCCAAATTAAAAGGTAGGGAGAGTTCTATTCTTTCATAAGAACTGAGTTTCTCGATAGCAGATAAAGGTTGATGTGTTATATCATGGGAGAAGGGAGGCTATTGCTTTCCTCACATTTATATACTTGTATAGTTGGTGAATCTAAAGATATTGAGAGATATAAGACAACTTTCCAGGGCTTCGTATTTCAGTCTTGAACATTCGGTTATTATGCTTCTTTTCTCGCATTGTCTGTTGGAGATTTGAGATTTTAGAAGTCAAAGGTTCCTCCCTTGGCCGACAGAACTGAAGGTTTCTCAAGAAAAGTTTTCATACGATCATCTCATTGATATTGcctttataaattaatttctgtAACACTTTTTCCCGATCTCGATGGTCATAACTATGCACGACAAGAAACTTTGCTTTGATGCGTCAGAAGAGAGCAGTCACTTATCAACTTACACATTTAGTTGTTGGACTTGCTTACCTCTGTTAGTATGACTGCAAGTTCTTTTTGTACTCAGTGATGGCAGTCAGTGGCCAGCAGCGGATTATGTTGTTGTGAACATGGATGGGCAAGGGATCGGCTACCTCTTACCACAGTACTCACCAACTGCAGCCGATTAATGTTCTTCCTTACACATTCCTTCAGGCACTTTTTGGTCGTGAGTATCCTGTAAGTTTGTGACGTATAAACTTGACTGATATGTTTAACTGAAATGTCTCTTGCaccttgagatttttctgaTTATCTATATCTTGCGGTTactttaattttataattttataattttgatgCATTCACTTTGGAAAATGTATCTGATCTGATGCTCTTGCTTAGTTTTAAAAGGTTGGACTGCAtgatgaggagagagaattCTTCCATTGGGAAACAATATCAGTGCCTTGGGCCTTtgctttttggaaaatggaattTCAGAGATTAAGTCATGCAAGGATCTTCCATATTTTCTGTAAGTTTTCCTCTCATCTACATTTTAATGGTGACAGATGGACTTTGGATTATTCTTGATGCTTGCTTGAGgagattctttttccatttttggacTTATTGTTGATGTGcactattttattttactatAAATCAACACGTGTACAAATTTATTCACTCTAATTTCGATCATGATTTATAGTAGGATGTGACTATGTGGGGAATTGCCCGTTTGCAAGTCTCTATGTTTGCATTTCGCATGAGATGGAGATTTCCACAGTAGTgtgatttcatgaatttttggttgATCTGCACAAGctcctattattttattatttctcccCTTACTTTTCAAAAGATATTGTGGCTCCTTTCCCTTTGATGCTCATCATCTGTTTGAGTATGTAATGATTTGCAAACAAACAGTCCACTTCACGTGACTCAAGTTGTGTCACCATCCTTTTGTCCAAATTGAGCAAGTTTAAACCATCAATCAAAGATTTGCATACCTCATTCTGAATTTTGAGACCCAACCAACAGACGTAACCAAACACATTGACTACATGGTCAAAGGAAAAACATGTGCTCTGCAGTTTCCTCCTACCTACAAACGAGCATGCCATGTTTTCTTTAATTCTCCTGATAACTAAGTCTTTTCTAGCAGTAAGATCATTTTGGTACAATCTCCAAATGAAGAGTGTTACACTTCTGGTGGGCATTGAAGGctccaaatcattttccataCTCTATTATCTATTAAACAAGGAGGAAGATGGGCCTTTGTGTTTAGCTCTAATCATTCCTCCCTGTATACATAATATAGTTTTTTACTTTTAGTTCTCCTTTTTTCTCTAGTGGGCAATTGAGTCCTTCTTCAGACATTCTAGCACACAGGGATTTCCAATTGGCTTCTGCTTTTCCTCAGAAGTATTATTCCTCACTCTTTCTAATTCCAAGAGTGACTTAAAGACAAATTAAGGCT
Protein-coding regions in this window:
- the LOC104446468 gene encoding probable LRR receptor-like serine/threonine-protein kinase At3g47570, which translates into the protein MKLVGISFAEFQACHLLLCIALALGFNQVSTTNETDRFVLLQFKASIIKDPFGVLNSWNNSIGLCQWCYPLKFCESSKLEDSTDSQSLDLLDLSNNNLSGVIPPQLIRHLSLAIILDLSQNHLTGVLPTEVGNLGNLTVLDISDNLLVGEIPSSLGDCIALTSLRMGGNFFHGSIPQSIRLLGGIEELDLSCNNLSGQIPEFLAIFHSLKLLNLSHNKFEGMLPREGLFKNATATSIVGNNELCGGMPEFHLPNCISKSFKSTRINIIIFFAFVIPGVLGMALNAALIYLFRVKKNVNVPFPSSYDDLYPKLSYETLLKATRGFSSTNLIGFGSYGSVYKGILQDNGTFVAVKVLHLARQGALNSLMVECTASKTSNTEIF
- the LOC120286269 gene encoding uncharacterized protein LOC120286269 isoform X1; its protein translation is MSARPCVTPLSKDFRFVLSREGGSSGGEELVTAGGLVEAKWAVEGETWKCLRRNILVSQDSGDGVVIVQRTQNCIYNEWKGFSWWTLDLQAFLSDPCRNKNPHLQEQ
- the LOC120286269 gene encoding uncharacterized protein LOC120286269 isoform X2, with translation MSARPCVTPLSKDFRFVLSREGGSSGGEELVTAGGLVEAKWAVEGETWKCLRRNILVSQDSGDGVVIVQRTQNCKQVMSCVANFSGWMFCLLFRYHKTAEGEVN